In the Arachis ipaensis cultivar K30076 chromosome B10, Araip1.1, whole genome shotgun sequence genome, one interval contains:
- the LOC107622839 gene encoding uncharacterized protein LOC107622839 isoform X3 encodes MMECMKKKASSSSHTQVRRTFDSLSNDDGVHGKKANSSSHSQLRRQIDSLSNDDGVHGKKESSSSHSQVRRTFDSLSNNDRVHGKKASSSSHSQLRRQFDSLSNDDEVDEEEFESDFVAPKKKARGPTRNLELAKLSAGKRLDINWRMNRPVGPNAKLFKSRCTVLVRDVKNAPLKVKEWAYIKIENKIKMFDLVLFEQTGQEIDHLHLWELTHTRANGQACNEETQEKLDLLKELSSQVNEGTLEMNVEVFGPERHGRVCSYGAGVTPTQLWGPRSFIFFDLQTKLQCAEKNMKTLK; translated from the exons ATGATGGAGTGCATGAAAAAAAAAGCAAGTTCATCAAGTCACACACAAGTTAGAAGGACATTTGACTCCCTTTCTAATGATGATGGAGTGCATGGAAAAAAAGCAAATTCATCAAGTCACTCACAACTTAGAAGGCAAATTGACTCCCTTTCTAATGATGATGGAGTCCATGGAAAAAAAGAAAGTTCATCAAGTCACTCACAAGTTAGAAGGACATTTGACTCTCTTTCTAATAATGATAGAGTGCATGGAAAAAAAGCAAGTTCATCAAGTCACTCACAACTTAGAAGGCAATTTGACTCCCTTTCTAATGACGATGAAGTGGATGAAGAAGAATTCGAATCTG ATTTTGTTGCACCGAAAAAAAAAGCGAGAGGACCTACACGCAATCTTGAGTTAGCAAAGTTATCAGCTGGAAAAAGACTTGACATAAACTGGAGAATGAATAGGCCAGTTGGTCCAAATGCAAAGTTGTTCAAATCAAGATGTACTGTTCTAGTTCGTGATGTGAAGAATGCACCACTAAAGGTTAAAGAATGGGCTTATATCAAAATAGAGAACAAAATAAAGATGTTTGACCTAGTTTTG TTTGAGCAAACAGGACAAGAAATTGACCATCTTCATCTTTGGGAGCTTACGCATACCCGTGCTAATGGACAAGCTtgcaatgaagaaactcaagaaaaaCTT GATTTACTTAAGGAATTATCATCTCAAGTAAATGAAGGAACATTAGAGATGAATGTAGAAGTATTTGGACCTGAACGACATGGACGAGTTTGTAGTTATGGGGCTGGCGTGACACCTACACAGTTATGGGGTCCTAGATCATTTATATTTTTTGATCTCCAAACAAAACTTCAATGTGCAGAAAAAAATATGAAGACTCTAAAATAG
- the LOC107622839 gene encoding uncharacterized protein LOC107622839 isoform X2: MHIEKNICDNVLGTLMDIPGKTKDNLNSRLDMKELGIKKDLYPIREGEKVLSLPDAIYKLNNKERRSLCEFLQNVKVPDGYSSNIRRCINLKEKKIYGLKTHDCHVLLECFLPLILRGLFSSHDVRSALIGLCSLFKELCSKVLTVKTLEKIEEQIIITLFKLEMIFPPSFFDVMIHLPIHLASEAKIAGPVHYRWMYPIERYFNGIETKHNRVGRNWDGAITHGYKVKTKDKVLPIFKQTGRPTRNCKVTRRLSLEEIKQSHLYILKNCDQVTPFICKHKEILEKENPRNVQKRHDQEFSDWFESHVTSLYKKKDEQVTHQLLCLARGPAREAICYKGYKANGFIFHKKDCENHRKTQSSGVMVKLNCRKEYYGVIEDIVELSYMNDNKVVMFKCLWWDVDNYGRGVKVDEYGVTLVNKGRTLKTKEVFVMACQFEQVFYVEDICNSNWQCVVKVTPRDYFSMPLEEEEEEEEVAEDMFDE; encoded by the exons atgcacatagagaagaatatATGTGACAATGTTCTTGGGACATTGATGGATATTCCAGGAAAAACAAAAGACAATTTAAATTCTCGTTTGGATATGAAAGAGTTAGGCATAAAGAAAGATTTGTATCCTATTAGAGAGGGAGAAAAGGTGTTGTCATTACCTGATGCCATTTATAAATTGAATAATAAAGAAAGGAGGAGTTTGTGTGAATTTTTACAAAATGTCAAAGTACCAGATGGATATTCTTCAAATATTAGGAGATGTATTAACCTAAAAGAGAAAAAGATTTATGGCTTAAAGACTCATGATTGTCATGTTCTTCTAGAGTGCTTCCTTCCGCTTATTTTACGGGGTCTTTTTTCATCACATGATGTGCGTAGTGCATTAATAGGACTTTGCAGTTTATTCAAGGAGTTGTGCTCAAAAGTTCTAACAGTGAAAACTCTTGAAAAGATTGAAGAACAAATCATTATCACACTTTTCAAGTTGGAAATGATATTTCCGCCTTCATTTTTTGATGTCATGATCCATTTACCTATCCATTTGGCAAGTGAGGCGAAGATTGCAGGACCGGTCCATTATCGATGGATGTACCCTATTGAGAG ATACTTTAATGGtattgaaacaaaacataatcGAGTTGGAAGAAATTGGGATGGTGCAATAACTCATGGTTATAAAGTTAAAACAAAGGATAAAGTACTACCGATTTTCAAGCAAACTGGAAGACCcacaagaaattgtaaagtgACAAGAAGATTGAGTCTAGAAGAAATAAAGCAATCTCATCTTTATATTTTGAAGAACTGTGATCAAGTTACTCCTTTCATATG caaacataaagaaatattaGAAAAAGAGAACCCAAGAAATGTTCAAAAACGACATGATCAAGAATTTTCAGATTGGTTTGAAAGTCAT gTTACATCTTTGTACAAAAAAAAAGATGAACAAGTAACCCATCAACTTTTATGTTTAGCAAGAGGTCCAGCAAGAGAAGCCATATGCTATAAAGGATACAAAGCAAACGGTTTTATCTTCCACAAAAAAGATTGTGAGAATCatagaaaaactcaaagtagtgGAGTTATGGTAAAGCTAAATTGTAGAAAGGAGTATTATGGAGTCATTGAGGATATTGTGGAGTTATCATATATGAATGATAACAAAGTTGTAATGTTCAAATGCTTATGGTGGGATGTGGACAATTATGGTAGAGGAGTGAAAGTAGATGAATATGGTGTCACCCTGGTAAATAAAGGTCGCACTTTGAAGACAAAAGAAGTATTTGTTATGGCATGTCAATTTGAGCAAGTATTCTATGTTGAAGATATTTGTAACTCCAATTGGCAATGTGTTGTAAAAGTAACACCACGTGACTATTTTAGCATGCCtttagaagaggaggaggaggaggaggaagtggCTGAGGATATGTTTGATGAATAA
- the LOC107622839 gene encoding uncharacterized protein LOC107622839 isoform X1: MHIEKNICDNVLGTLMDIPGKTKDNLNSRLDMKELGIKKDLYPIREGEKVLSLPDAIYKLNNKERRSLCEFLQNVKVPDGYSSNIRRCINLKEKKIYGLKTHDCHVLLECFLPLILRGLFSSHDVRSALIGLCSLFKELCSKVLTVKTLEKIEEQIIITLFKLEMIFPPSFFDVMIHLPIHLASEAKIAGPVHYRWMYPIERYLRSLKAYVRRAHPEGSIAEGYLANECLLFCSRYFNGIETKHNRVGRNWDGAITHGYKVKTKDKVLPIFKQTGRPTRNCKVTRRLSLEEIKQSHLYILKNCDQVTPFICKHKEILEKENPRNVQKRHDQEFSDWFESHVTSLYKKKDEQVTHQLLCLARGPAREAICYKGYKANGFIFHKKDCENHRKTQSSGVMVKLNCRKEYYGVIEDIVELSYMNDNKVVMFKCLWWDVDNYGRGVKVDEYGVTLVNKGRTLKTKEVFVMACQFEQVFYVEDICNSNWQCVVKVTPRDYFSMPLEEEEEEEEVAEDMFDE, translated from the exons atgcacatagagaagaatatATGTGACAATGTTCTTGGGACATTGATGGATATTCCAGGAAAAACAAAAGACAATTTAAATTCTCGTTTGGATATGAAAGAGTTAGGCATAAAGAAAGATTTGTATCCTATTAGAGAGGGAGAAAAGGTGTTGTCATTACCTGATGCCATTTATAAATTGAATAATAAAGAAAGGAGGAGTTTGTGTGAATTTTTACAAAATGTCAAAGTACCAGATGGATATTCTTCAAATATTAGGAGATGTATTAACCTAAAAGAGAAAAAGATTTATGGCTTAAAGACTCATGATTGTCATGTTCTTCTAGAGTGCTTCCTTCCGCTTATTTTACGGGGTCTTTTTTCATCACATGATGTGCGTAGTGCATTAATAGGACTTTGCAGTTTATTCAAGGAGTTGTGCTCAAAAGTTCTAACAGTGAAAACTCTTGAAAAGATTGAAGAACAAATCATTATCACACTTTTCAAGTTGGAAATGATATTTCCGCCTTCATTTTTTGATGTCATGATCCATTTACCTATCCATTTGGCAAGTGAGGCGAAGATTGCAGGACCGGTCCATTATCGATGGATGTACCCTATTGAGAG GTATTTACGTAGCTTAAAAGCTTATGTACGTCGAGCTCATCCAGAAGGTTCAATTGCTGAAGGATATCTTGCAAATGAATGCTTATTATTTTGCTCAAGATACTTTAATGGtattgaaacaaaacataatcGAGTTGGAAGAAATTGGGATGGTGCAATAACTCATGGTTATAAAGTTAAAACAAAGGATAAAGTACTACCGATTTTCAAGCAAACTGGAAGACCcacaagaaattgtaaagtgACAAGAAGATTGAGTCTAGAAGAAATAAAGCAATCTCATCTTTATATTTTGAAGAACTGTGATCAAGTTACTCCTTTCATATG caaacataaagaaatattaGAAAAAGAGAACCCAAGAAATGTTCAAAAACGACATGATCAAGAATTTTCAGATTGGTTTGAAAGTCAT gTTACATCTTTGTACAAAAAAAAAGATGAACAAGTAACCCATCAACTTTTATGTTTAGCAAGAGGTCCAGCAAGAGAAGCCATATGCTATAAAGGATACAAAGCAAACGGTTTTATCTTCCACAAAAAAGATTGTGAGAATCatagaaaaactcaaagtagtgGAGTTATGGTAAAGCTAAATTGTAGAAAGGAGTATTATGGAGTCATTGAGGATATTGTGGAGTTATCATATATGAATGATAACAAAGTTGTAATGTTCAAATGCTTATGGTGGGATGTGGACAATTATGGTAGAGGAGTGAAAGTAGATGAATATGGTGTCACCCTGGTAAATAAAGGTCGCACTTTGAAGACAAAAGAAGTATTTGTTATGGCATGTCAATTTGAGCAAGTATTCTATGTTGAAGATATTTGTAACTCCAATTGGCAATGTGTTGTAAAAGTAACACCACGTGACTATTTTAGCATGCCtttagaagaggaggaggaggaggaggaagtggCTGAGGATATGTTTGATGAATAA